Proteins encoded in a region of the Paenibacillus sp. W2I17 genome:
- a CDS encoding DNA glycosylase AlkZ-like family protein — MTTALHMNKKIVRRFLLQTQALLGRWPAVSLPSGPSQVLSLIRSLGCVQIDPVAAVTGNQHLVLGARDPGYTADSLNTLLSDHKVFEYFANAACVIPMEDYALFEPVRARLRERLAPSLQGLEKTVQHVLQRLKEEGPLPSRAFRSVERVSGYWDSADVPKTKDTTLALNLLLDSAVIRVVARQGNERYFHITESGLQQQGLPMKEDMDLLAQRQALLDKYIYAYRVVDARDPRLGWLKSTAAERRADIAARVSDGRMIPLKVEDVATPYYIRAEDEELLLHMEKEESHYDPSGPVRFLPPLDNLLWRRERIVDLFDFHYKWEIYTPEVKRTYGYYAMPILHGDRLIGRMDPRLDRKTGVLTVRLLSMEETAPPVEEWITDFREGLQFFASMHGARSITIEKTVPKELKKLLKSI; from the coding sequence ATGACAACAGCGCTGCACATGAATAAAAAAATCGTTCGGCGTTTTTTGCTGCAAACGCAAGCTTTACTGGGACGTTGGCCCGCAGTTTCCTTACCTTCGGGACCCAGCCAAGTTTTGAGTTTGATTCGCTCCCTTGGTTGCGTGCAGATTGATCCTGTGGCTGCTGTAACTGGAAACCAGCATTTGGTGCTGGGGGCCCGTGACCCTGGTTATACTGCTGACAGCTTAAATACGTTGCTGAGTGATCACAAGGTGTTTGAATATTTTGCAAATGCTGCCTGTGTCATTCCAATGGAAGACTATGCTCTCTTTGAACCTGTGCGTGCTCGATTAAGGGAGCGTCTGGCTCCGTCCTTGCAAGGTTTAGAGAAAACAGTGCAGCATGTGTTACAGCGTTTGAAGGAAGAAGGACCTTTACCTTCAAGAGCCTTTCGTTCTGTTGAGCGGGTAAGTGGTTATTGGGACAGTGCGGATGTGCCAAAGACCAAGGATACCACACTTGCTCTGAATCTACTGTTGGACTCCGCTGTGATTCGTGTGGTGGCGAGGCAGGGGAATGAACGTTATTTCCATATCACCGAATCCGGATTGCAGCAACAGGGACTTCCGATGAAAGAAGACATGGATTTGTTGGCCCAGAGACAGGCTCTGCTGGATAAATACATTTATGCGTATCGTGTCGTAGATGCCCGTGATCCCCGTCTGGGTTGGTTGAAATCTACAGCGGCTGAACGTCGCGCCGATATTGCTGCACGTGTGTCAGATGGGCGAATGATCCCGCTTAAGGTTGAGGACGTGGCCACGCCTTATTATATTCGTGCTGAAGATGAGGAATTGCTGCTGCACATGGAAAAGGAAGAGTCACACTATGATCCGTCTGGCCCGGTCCGTTTCCTGCCACCGCTGGACAACCTGTTATGGAGAAGAGAACGTATTGTGGATTTATTCGATTTTCATTATAAATGGGAGATTTATACGCCAGAGGTGAAAAGAACCTACGGTTATTATGCGATGCCTATTCTTCACGGTGATCGGTTGATTGGACGTATGGACCCACGACTTGATCGCAAAACTGGAGTACTTACCGTTCGTTTGTTATCTATGGAAGAGACTGCTCCACCTGTGGAGGAATGGATCACGGATTTTCGGGAGGGACTTCAATTCTTTGCGTCCATGCATGGAGCACGTTCCATTACTATCGAGAAGACGGTACCAAAAGAGCTGAAAAAACTGCTTAAATCGATTTGA
- a CDS encoding XRE family transcriptional regulator, translating to MLKERIELLSKRKQISRKDLVEGLVTQAHFANILADRYPLPEDLAEAIAGRLGVSPSYILKAAAQDKETLERAEVVFEQMSVPASAISEDTVHALADRDDTLTVELTTALMKAVYYQQLNDATAHEYIHTSYLNFYLEKYGRPDDIDLPRPLVKALLFYKIQYYRSKMAFVDVLTHATRLSELALPGSEFWLSVQNIKMEAYIQVKQYEEAKQVFELTMRHVYDQRMFHRLSGLYVAYSGYCFAMGLVQEALSALTMAEANLVYASNQGDLVTAIANNRIVMLTMTGELDQAQAEIERFESLLQQETEETQLAMQPLVSVYRCEVALARKNWGVLAQSVDQLLKCATTQDQQMSATFYQSHLALAHGDRDVFMERALACLPYFESAQHVMRLEPLYEGMAVVSEDQRKYKEAAMYYRKLVYLLRKK from the coding sequence ATGCTGAAGGAACGCATTGAACTGCTAAGCAAAAGAAAACAAATCTCCCGTAAAGACCTTGTGGAAGGTCTGGTCACGCAGGCCCACTTTGCCAATATCCTGGCGGATCGTTATCCGCTCCCTGAAGACTTGGCAGAAGCCATCGCCGGGCGTCTTGGGGTATCCCCTTCCTATATTCTAAAGGCTGCGGCTCAGGACAAGGAAACACTCGAACGGGCAGAGGTTGTTTTCGAACAAATGTCTGTTCCAGCGTCGGCGATATCCGAAGATACGGTGCATGCTCTGGCAGATCGGGATGACACGTTGACCGTTGAGCTGACAACGGCCTTGATGAAGGCGGTCTATTATCAGCAATTAAACGATGCAACGGCTCATGAGTATATACATACGTCCTACCTCAATTTTTACCTGGAGAAATACGGTCGTCCAGACGATATCGATTTGCCGCGTCCGTTAGTCAAAGCACTTTTATTCTATAAAATACAATATTATCGCTCCAAAATGGCTTTTGTGGATGTACTAACTCATGCAACCAGACTCAGTGAGCTGGCGCTTCCTGGCAGTGAATTCTGGTTGTCTGTGCAAAATATCAAGATGGAAGCCTACATTCAGGTCAAACAGTATGAAGAGGCAAAACAGGTATTCGAGCTTACAATGCGTCATGTCTATGATCAACGGATGTTCCATCGATTGTCTGGGTTATATGTGGCATATAGTGGTTATTGTTTCGCGATGGGGCTGGTTCAGGAGGCACTCTCGGCATTAACTATGGCGGAGGCAAACCTCGTGTATGCAAGCAATCAGGGAGATCTGGTGACGGCGATTGCCAACAATCGGATTGTCATGCTGACGATGACAGGTGAACTGGATCAGGCACAGGCAGAGATTGAACGATTTGAATCGTTATTGCAGCAGGAAACGGAAGAAACTCAGCTCGCGATGCAGCCGCTCGTCAGTGTGTATCGATGCGAAGTAGCTCTGGCAAGGAAGAACTGGGGCGTGCTCGCGCAGAGTGTAGATCAACTCTTGAAATGTGCAACAACACAGGACCAGCAGATGAGCGCAACCTTCTACCAGAGCCATCTGGCTCTTGCGCATGGAGATCGGGATGTTTTCATGGAGCGGGCGCTTGCCTGTCTGCCTTATTTTGAATCCGCGCAGCATGTCATGCGGCTTGAACCGTTATATGAAGGGATGGCAGTAGTGTCCGAGGATCAGCGAAAATACAAGGAAGCGGCGATGTATTATCGGAAGCTTGTCTATCTGTTACGCAAAAAATAG
- the fabV gene encoding enoyl-ACP reductase FabV: protein MIIKPRTRGFICTTSHPVGCAAQVQEQIDYVKSQPELKGPRNVLVIGASTGYGLASRVVSAFGAGANTVGIYRPSSSTEKRTASAGWYNSAAFEKAAEEAGLKSYSITGDAFANETRDKAVELIRSELGQVDLVVYSVASARRTDPNTGEVFNSVLKPIGQSYTNKTVNFHTGEISSVTLEPANEEEIRQTVTVMGGDDWELWMDALQQGGVLADDATTIAFSYIGPELTHAIYRDGSIGQAKNHLEATAHKLNDRLSAKGGRAYVTVAKALVTQSSSAIPVVPLYISALYKVMKEKGLHEGCIEQLQRLFADRLYAGGEVPTDAEGRIRIDDWEMRADVQEEVAKLWNELTTENIYDLSDLEGYRREFFQLFGFETDGVDYEADVDPNVEVPHLVN, encoded by the coding sequence ATGATTATTAAACCAAGAACACGTGGTTTTATTTGTACCACTTCCCATCCTGTAGGTTGCGCTGCGCAAGTGCAGGAACAGATTGATTATGTGAAATCCCAGCCTGAGCTGAAAGGCCCTCGTAATGTGCTCGTCATCGGTGCTTCCACCGGATACGGTCTGGCGTCACGCGTTGTTTCTGCTTTTGGAGCTGGAGCGAATACAGTCGGCATTTATCGTCCAAGCAGTTCCACAGAGAAACGTACAGCTTCTGCAGGCTGGTACAACTCCGCTGCATTCGAAAAAGCCGCTGAAGAAGCAGGCCTGAAATCGTACAGCATTACAGGTGATGCATTTGCAAACGAAACACGAGACAAAGCCGTTGAACTGATTCGCAGTGAACTCGGTCAAGTGGATTTGGTTGTATACAGCGTAGCCTCGGCACGCCGTACCGATCCGAACACGGGTGAAGTATTCAACTCTGTGCTGAAGCCAATCGGACAATCCTACACGAACAAAACGGTAAACTTCCACACAGGCGAAATCAGCTCCGTTACCCTTGAACCGGCAAACGAAGAAGAAATTCGTCAGACGGTAACCGTAATGGGTGGAGACGATTGGGAACTATGGATGGATGCCCTGCAACAAGGCGGCGTGCTAGCTGACGATGCAACAACAATCGCTTTCTCCTACATCGGTCCTGAACTTACGCATGCCATTTATCGTGATGGTTCCATCGGTCAAGCCAAGAATCATTTGGAAGCGACTGCACATAAGCTGAATGATCGTCTGAGTGCCAAAGGTGGACGTGCGTACGTAACTGTAGCCAAAGCGCTGGTGACTCAATCCAGTTCTGCGATTCCAGTCGTGCCGCTGTACATCTCAGCATTGTACAAAGTCATGAAAGAAAAAGGCTTGCATGAAGGATGCATCGAGCAATTGCAACGTCTGTTCGCTGATCGCCTGTATGCGGGGGGAGAAGTTCCAACGGATGCCGAAGGTCGCATTCGCATTGACGATTGGGAGATGAGAGCTGACGTTCAGGAAGAAGTGGCGAAGCTCTGGAATGAGTTGACCACAGAGAACATCTACGATCTGTCCGATCTGGAAGGTTATCGTCGCGAGTTCTTCCAACTGTTTGGTTTTGAGACCGATGGTGTGGATTATGAAGCAGACGTTGATCCAAACGTTGAAGTGCCTCATCTGGTGAACTAA
- a CDS encoding transcriptional regulator → MKFELGRCLLSERLMESGKSAEWLAKDLLFKPERVYDFIENKRVMPLKIAISIADSIGCDVRTLYELIPNDNEIKGD, encoded by the coding sequence TTGAAATTTGAACTAGGACGTTGTTTACTGAGTGAACGATTGATGGAATCCGGAAAGTCAGCAGAATGGTTGGCAAAAGACTTACTTTTTAAACCGGAACGAGTTTACGACTTTATTGAAAACAAAAGAGTGATGCCACTCAAAATTGCCATATCGATCGCCGATTCCATCGGTTGTGATGTTCGTACCTTGTATGAATTAATACCGAACGACAATGAAATAAAAGGAGATTAA